A genomic segment from Triticum dicoccoides isolate Atlit2015 ecotype Zavitan chromosome 1A, WEW_v2.0, whole genome shotgun sequence encodes:
- the LOC119267391 gene encoding carbon catabolite repressor protein 4 homolog 1-like, translated as MLNVVRVHLPSEIPIVGCEITPYVLLRLPNGAISTEDVPETAAVDGHFMRYRWYRIQSDRKVAICSVHPMEQATIQCLGCLKSKIPAAKSYHCSAKCFSDAWQHHKVLHERASSALNENGVEEEELFGRFGSGSSGILSSGSGSMSNLGQSPGVNNGPVPLYPSGSDKSSGETWFEVGRSQTYTPTADDIGHVLRFECAAVDTEKKVPAGPPTSIMTSRVIPAPTPTPRRLIQVNGDVLGHLDMDSQSSSFGTFTVLSYNILADAYATSDAYSYCPTWALSWTYRRQNLMREIIGYHADIICLQEVQLNHFEDFFAPEFDKHGYQALYKKRTTEVYAGVPHAIDGCATFFRRDRFSHVKKYEVEFNKAAQSLTDAIIPPAQKRVALNRLIKDNIALIAVLEAKFGNQGTENPGKRQLLCVANTHVNVHQDLKDVKLWEVQTLLKGLEKIANSADIPMLVCGDFNSIPGSTPHGLLAIGKVDQLHPDLAIDPLGILRPVSKLTHQLPLVSAYSSFARMVGVGYDLEHQRRRMDSGTNEPLFTNCTRDFTGTVDYIFYTADSLSVESLLELLDEESLRKDTALPSPEWSSDHIALLAEFRCKPRIRR; from the exons GTACCGCATACAAAGCGATCGGAAAGTTGCTATCTGCAGTgtacatccaatggagcaagcaacaatccagTGTCTAGGTTGTCTCAAGTCAAAAATACCTGCTGCTAAGAGCTACCATTGTTCTGCTAAGTGCTTCTCTGATGCGTGGCAGCACCACAAGGTTTTGCATGAGCGAGCTAGTAGTGCTTTAAATGAAAATGGAGTTGAAGAGGAGGAGCTATTTGGTAGATTTGGCAGTGGTAGTTCAGGGATTCTCAGTTCTGGGTCTGGCTCAATGTCAAATCTTGGACAGAGCCCTGGTGTTAATAATGGACCTGTTCCTTTGTATCCCTCGGGCTCTGACAAAAGCTCGGGTGAAACTTGGTTTGAAGTGGGACGCTCGCAGACATATACACCGACTGCAGATGATATTGGCCATGTTCTGAGATTTGAATGTGCAGCGGTGGATACAGAAAAGAAAGTACCAGCAGGACCTCCAACTTCAATTATGACGTCACGTGTGATTCCAGCACCAACCCCTACTCCACGCCGCCTTATCCAAGTGAATGGAGATGTTTTGGGTCACTTGGATATGGACAGCCAGAGTTCTTCTTTCGGGACATTCACAGTGCTGTCTTATAATATTCTTGCAGATGCATATGCTACAAGCGATGCATATAGCTACTGCCCAacatgggctctttcatggacttacCGGAGACAAAATTTGATGCGTGAAATTATTGgttatcatgctgacatcatatgtCTTCAGGAG GTACAATTGAACCACTTTGAGGATTTTTTTGCACCTGAGTTTGATAAACATGGATATCAGGCGCTTTACAAGAAAAGGACAACAGAG GTGTATGCTGGAGTTCCTCATGCCATTGACGGTTGTGCTACTTTCTTCCGTAGAGACAGATTTTCACACGTAAAGAAATATGAG GTCGAGTTCAATAAGGCTGCACAGTCTTTAACAGATGCGATTATTCCACCTGCACAAAAGAGGGTGGCTTTAAATCGATTGATTAAA GATAACATTGCACTGATTGCGGTCTTAGAAGCCAAATTTGGCAACCAAGGAACTGAAAACCCTGGTAAAAGACAGCTCCTTTGTGTG GCCAATACACATGTAAATGTCCACCAAGATCTCAAAGATGTCAAGCTATGGGAG GTTCAAACACTTTTGAAAGGATTGGAAAAGATAGCTAACAGTGCGGACATTCCAATGTTGGTCTGTGGGGATTTCAATTCAATCCCTGGGAG TACTCCACACGGGCTTCTTGCGATAGGCAAAGTTGATCAATTGCATCCAGATCTGGCCATTGACCCCCTTGGAATTTTACGCCCTGTGAGCAAGCTGACACATCAGCTTCCTCTG GTCAGTGCATATTCTTCATTTGCAAGGATGGTAGGTGTTGGTTATGATTTGGAGCACCAGCGGAGGAGGATGGACTCAGGAACAAATGAACCACTTTTCACAAATTGCACAAGAGATTTCACTGGTACTGTTGATTACATATTTTACACAG CGGATTCGTTGTCAGTGGAGTCTTTATTGGAGCTTCTGGATGAGGAGAGCTTAAGAAAAGACACTGCTCTCCCTTCACCTGAATGGTCATCAGATCACATAGCACTTTTAGCAGAATTCCGTTGCAAGCCTAGAATCAGACGATGA